In Paenibacillus sonchi, a single genomic region encodes these proteins:
- a CDS encoding uracil-DNA glycosylase, producing the protein MFGNDWDEILQEETQKSYFQELRYALAREYKQYTVYPPKEELFSALKLTPYNSTRVVILGQDPYHGAGQAHGLSFSVKPGVRIPPSLRNIYTELHDDMGVSIPNHGSLLHWAEEGVLLLNAVLTVREGQPNSHKGLGWETFTDAVMEKLNERKEPLVFILWGSHAQQKGAYVDRSRHLVIQSPHPSPFSAHRGFLGSRPFSRANQYLESHGLQGIDWSIPNI; encoded by the coding sequence GCAGAAGTCCTATTTTCAGGAGCTGCGTTATGCGCTGGCACGGGAGTACAAGCAATACACGGTCTACCCGCCCAAGGAGGAACTGTTTTCGGCACTTAAGCTGACGCCATACAACAGCACACGGGTAGTTATTCTGGGGCAGGACCCCTATCATGGAGCAGGACAGGCACATGGACTCAGCTTCTCGGTCAAACCGGGAGTGCGGATACCGCCTTCCCTGCGCAATATCTACACAGAACTGCATGATGACATGGGTGTTTCTATTCCGAACCACGGCTCGCTGCTGCATTGGGCGGAGGAAGGGGTTCTGCTGCTTAATGCTGTACTGACCGTCCGGGAAGGCCAGCCGAACTCCCATAAAGGGCTGGGCTGGGAGACTTTCACCGATGCGGTGATGGAAAAGCTGAATGAGCGGAAGGAGCCTCTGGTTTTTATCCTGTGGGGCAGCCATGCCCAGCAAAAAGGGGCCTACGTCGACCGCAGCCGCCACCTGGTGATCCAGTCTCCGCATCCCAGCCCATTCTCGGCGCACAGGGGGTTTCTGGGCAGCCGGCCGTTTTCCCGGGCCAACCAGTATCTGGAGTCGCATGGCTTACAGGGAATAGATTGGTCCATACCGAATATATAG
- a CDS encoding DeoR/GlpR family DNA-binding transcription regulator yields the protein MFEEERKRSIVQFVERHTRASVQELSQDLGVSESTVRRDLKELEEARLLKRTHGGAVSLQSVNFEAAFPDKADRFLEEKQRIARKAVEMIQEGDAILLDGGTTTLQIARALKTFSNLKVITNSMIALNELKDCRNIEVSITGGMLRPDTLAFVGPMTERSLEMVRVDKAFIGTNGLDIHEGITTPNMLEAATKRKMISVAKQAVLLADHSKIGQVSFCKVADLQEIDHCILDTGAPEGFIRGLEGLDLDYTLV from the coding sequence ATGTTTGAAGAAGAACGCAAAAGGAGCATCGTCCAGTTTGTCGAAAGGCATACCCGGGCGTCCGTACAGGAGCTTAGCCAGGATCTGGGCGTGTCTGAATCCACCGTCCGCCGTGATTTGAAGGAGCTTGAAGAAGCGCGGCTGCTGAAACGCACGCACGGCGGAGCGGTTTCGCTGCAGAGTGTGAATTTTGAAGCGGCGTTTCCGGACAAAGCCGACCGGTTTCTTGAAGAGAAGCAGCGGATCGCCCGCAAGGCTGTGGAGATGATTCAGGAAGGCGACGCCATCCTCCTGGATGGAGGAACCACAACACTGCAGATCGCCAGAGCATTGAAGACGTTCTCGAACCTTAAGGTCATCACCAATTCCATGATTGCGTTAAATGAGCTCAAGGATTGCCGCAATATCGAGGTTTCAATCACCGGAGGGATGCTGCGGCCGGATACACTTGCTTTTGTCGGACCGATGACGGAGCGTTCGCTGGAAATGGTCCGGGTAGACAAAGCTTTTATCGGGACGAACGGGCTGGATATACATGAAGGCATCACCACACCGAATATGCTGGAAGCCGCTACCAAACGCAAAATGATTTCTGTCGCCAAGCAGGCTGTCCTGCTGGCTGACCACAGCAAGATCGGCCAGGTGTCTTTTTGCAAAGTGGCTGACCTGCAGGAAATCGATCACTGCATTCTGGATACAGGGGCACCTGAAGGCTTCATTCGCGGGCTGGAAGGCCTGGACCTCGACTATACCTTGGTGTGA
- the pfkB gene encoding 1-phosphofructokinase yields MIYTVTLNPSIDYIVEVEDLTLGGLNRMQRDLKLPGGKGINVSRVLNQLGVRNTATGFLGGFTGRYIGQWLDEEQISSDFVTVAEDTRINIKLKAAEETEINGTGPVIREEEAEALLAKLEALQAGDILVLSGSAPPSLGGSFYSRLIAECKSKKAEFVIDTTGQALKDALAQEPLLVKPNHHELAELFGVSIGSRDEIITYGRRLMESGARYVLVSMAGEGALFISDQGVYYANAPKGQVKNSVGAGDSMIAGFVGTLSLTGDVLEAFRTGVASGSATAFSDDLADRALIGQLKNQIQIEQL; encoded by the coding sequence ATGATCTATACTGTAACGCTTAATCCTTCCATCGATTATATCGTGGAAGTTGAAGATTTGACGCTCGGCGGTTTAAACCGGATGCAACGCGATCTCAAGCTCCCCGGTGGCAAAGGAATCAATGTCTCCCGTGTGCTGAACCAGCTTGGAGTACGCAATACGGCAACAGGCTTCCTGGGGGGCTTTACCGGAAGATATATCGGGCAATGGCTGGATGAAGAGCAAATCTCCAGTGACTTCGTAACGGTAGCCGAGGACACCCGGATTAACATCAAGCTGAAGGCTGCTGAGGAAACGGAAATTAACGGAACCGGACCTGTGATCCGCGAGGAGGAGGCGGAAGCTTTACTGGCTAAGCTTGAAGCGCTGCAGGCCGGAGATATTCTGGTTTTGTCGGGAAGCGCTCCGCCTTCGCTGGGCGGAAGCTTCTACAGCAGGCTGATTGCGGAATGCAAAAGCAAAAAGGCTGAGTTTGTAATCGACACAACAGGTCAGGCCTTGAAGGATGCGCTGGCTCAGGAGCCGCTGCTGGTAAAGCCCAATCATCATGAGCTGGCAGAGCTGTTCGGTGTGAGCATCGGCTCCAGAGATGAGATTATTACCTACGGCCGCAGATTGATGGAATCAGGTGCGCGATATGTTCTGGTGTCTATGGCAGGTGAGGGTGCGCTTTTCATTTCGGATCAGGGTGTGTACTATGCCAATGCACCGAAGGGTCAGGTGAAGAACTCGGTAGGAGCGGGGGACTCCATGATTGCCGGATTCGTCGGTACACTGTCTCTTACGGGTGATGTGCTGGAGGCCTTCCGAACAGGCGTGGCTTCAGGCAGTGCAACGGCCTTCTCGGATGACCTCGCGGACAGAGCGCTTATCGGGCAGCTTAAGAACCAGATTCAGATTGAACAGCTATAA
- a CDS encoding general stress protein has product MTILVVGIFEHPSDAALAIEAVREQGIKPKQISVVTKQKNTLKMISHDTGIGRTESGEGNEGLFGTAKALGVGLEMLPDTAVAAGPAARKLAGADLEGDGLPVSLISIGIPQEDAKIYARHVGKEHIIVMVTLEEKQNQQAISTLFEQHHAIPPASP; this is encoded by the coding sequence ATGACGATACTGGTGGTGGGGATTTTTGAACATCCGAGCGACGCTGCATTGGCGATTGAGGCTGTCCGGGAACAGGGAATCAAACCGAAGCAGATCTCGGTGGTGACGAAACAAAAGAATACGCTGAAGATGATCAGCCACGACACGGGGATTGGCCGGACAGAATCCGGCGAGGGGAATGAAGGCTTGTTCGGAACCGCCAAAGCGCTGGGAGTCGGGCTGGAAATGCTGCCTGATACAGCTGTAGCGGCCGGTCCGGCAGCCCGGAAGCTGGCGGGGGCGGATCTGGAAGGGGATGGTCTTCCCGTCAGCCTGATCAGTATCGGAATTCCGCAGGAGGATGCGAAAATCTACGCCCGCCATGTCGGCAAGGAACATATTATTGTCATGGTAACCCTGGAGGAAAAGCAGAACCAGCAAGCGATAAGCACTTTGTTTGAACAGCATCACGCCATTCCGCCAGCCTCTCCCTGA
- a CDS encoding fructose-specific PTS transporter subunit EIIC, whose product MKITDLLVKETMIMNLQAVSKEAAIDELIASLAASGRINDPVLFKKKILEREAQSSTGIGGGIAMPHAKTRAVNEPTVVFAKSAAGVDFASLDEEPAKLFFMIAAPEGAGNMHMRTLAALSRLLIESDFIEALMNAGTPDEVVALFDAKQAEAEAKAKAEEAANAGGTKQEAPGRVIVGNPASQSFVVAVTACPTGIAHTFMAEDALKKKAKEMGVNIRVETNGSEGAQNVLTADEIARASGVIIAADKNVEMARFAGKPVLQRPVSDGIRKPEELITKAVKGEAPIYRSEGRGGDEAPAVKSGSIGSRIYKDLMNGISHMLPFVVGGGILLAISFLIEQVASVDNPIVKLLQTIGGGDGAFHFLIPILAGFIALSIGDRPALMPGMVGGFMALNSNAGFLGGLAAGFLAGYVVILLRKTFAGLPKTLDGLKPILLYPVFSLLITGGIMFYLFDPVFSWINEGLIDGLNHLGTGNAVLLGLILGGMMAIDMGGPFNKAAYTFAIGVFTSSGNTNGLMMAAVMAGGMVPPLAIALATTFFKHKFTETERKSGLTNYVLGLSFITEGAIPFAAADPLRVLTSCIIGSAVAGGLTQLWNLNVPAPHGGIFVAALSSNALLFILAVLIGSVISGLTLGLWKKPLKTG is encoded by the coding sequence ATGAAAATTACTGATCTGTTGGTAAAAGAAACGATGATCATGAATCTTCAGGCGGTGTCCAAGGAAGCGGCGATTGATGAACTGATCGCCAGCCTTGCGGCGAGCGGCCGGATTAATGATCCCGTTTTGTTCAAGAAAAAGATTCTGGAACGCGAAGCGCAGTCCAGCACCGGTATCGGCGGGGGAATCGCCATGCCGCATGCCAAAACCAGAGCTGTCAACGAACCGACCGTTGTTTTTGCCAAAAGCGCAGCGGGCGTAGACTTTGCCTCTCTGGACGAAGAGCCTGCAAAGCTGTTCTTCATGATTGCCGCACCTGAGGGAGCGGGAAATATGCACATGCGCACATTGGCTGCGTTGTCGAGGCTGCTTATTGAAAGCGACTTCATCGAAGCATTGATGAATGCTGGGACACCGGATGAGGTGGTGGCTTTGTTTGATGCCAAACAGGCTGAAGCTGAAGCTAAGGCGAAGGCAGAGGAAGCAGCTAACGCCGGCGGAACCAAACAGGAGGCACCCGGACGTGTGATTGTGGGCAACCCGGCCTCCCAGAGCTTCGTCGTTGCCGTAACTGCTTGTCCCACAGGGATTGCCCATACCTTTATGGCGGAAGATGCATTGAAGAAAAAAGCCAAGGAAATGGGCGTCAATATCCGTGTCGAGACGAATGGTTCAGAAGGCGCCCAGAATGTGCTGACCGCGGACGAAATCGCCCGGGCCAGCGGCGTAATCATCGCTGCGGACAAAAATGTGGAGATGGCCCGCTTCGCCGGCAAGCCGGTGCTGCAAAGACCGGTAAGTGACGGTATCCGCAAGCCTGAAGAGCTGATCACCAAAGCGGTGAAGGGGGAAGCCCCGATCTACCGCAGCGAAGGGCGCGGCGGCGATGAGGCTCCGGCAGTCAAATCGGGCAGCATCGGCAGCAGAATCTACAAAGATTTGATGAACGGCATATCGCATATGCTGCCGTTCGTAGTCGGCGGCGGGATCCTGCTGGCGATCTCCTTCCTGATTGAACAGGTGGCGAGTGTGGATAATCCGATCGTCAAGCTGCTTCAGACCATTGGCGGCGGCGATGGCGCCTTCCACTTCCTCATTCCGATCCTGGCCGGCTTCATCGCGCTCAGCATCGGTGACCGTCCGGCCCTGATGCCGGGTATGGTCGGCGGGTTTATGGCCCTCAATTCCAACGCCGGCTTCCTTGGCGGTCTGGCTGCCGGATTCCTGGCCGGTTATGTGGTTATCCTGCTCCGCAAAACGTTTGCCGGTCTGCCCAAGACACTGGACGGACTGAAGCCGATCCTGCTCTATCCCGTATTCAGCCTGCTGATTACCGGCGGGATTATGTTCTACCTGTTCGATCCGGTGTTCAGCTGGATTAATGAAGGTCTGATCGACGGACTCAACCACCTGGGAACCGGCAACGCCGTTCTGCTGGGATTGATTCTTGGTGGAATGATGGCTATTGATATGGGAGGGCCGTTCAACAAAGCCGCTTACACGTTTGCCATTGGCGTATTTACCTCCAGCGGCAACACCAACGGACTGATGATGGCGGCAGTAATGGCCGGAGGTATGGTTCCTCCGCTGGCCATCGCACTGGCTACTACGTTCTTCAAGCATAAGTTCACCGAAACGGAACGCAAATCAGGCCTGACCAACTATGTGCTGGGATTGTCGTTTATTACCGAAGGGGCGATTCCCTTTGCCGCTGCCGACCCGCTGCGTGTCCTGACTTCCTGTATCATAGGTTCAGCCGTTGCAGGCGGCCTGACCCAGCTGTGGAATCTCAACGTTCCCGCACCGCATGGCGGTATCTTCGTGGCTGCGCTCTCCAGCAATGCCTTGCTGTTCATCCTTGCCGTGCTGATCGGCTCTGTCATCTCCGGTCTGACACTCGGCCTCTGGAAGAAGCCGCTCAAGACCGGCTGA
- a CDS encoding STM4011 family radical SAM protein, translating to MRAVLYYRGALTSCNYDCPYCPFGKTRDSAERLAKDREELEAFVSWASAQGAEGHRLSIFFNPYGEALIHRWYKEAMITLANLNHIDKVAIQTNLSAGLDFTARLNPHKAAFWATYHPGQVTEQRFLAQCMAVYEQGIPLSVGSVGIRSSFEAIASLRAALPEEVYLWVNAYKDKPNYYTGEDIAFLSSIDPYFMLNARDYESLGKACGAGSSVFYVQGPGQVKRCYKDRRVIGNLYRDGLEGLSAERSCRMKVCDCYTGYIHMPELQLQQVYGAGLLERIPCGVREGKE from the coding sequence ATGAGAGCTGTTCTTTACTACCGGGGTGCACTCACCTCCTGCAACTATGATTGCCCCTATTGTCCCTTTGGCAAAACCAGAGACAGTGCGGAGCGCCTTGCCAAGGACCGCGAGGAGCTGGAGGCGTTTGTAAGCTGGGCTTCCGCCCAGGGAGCCGAAGGTCATCGCCTGTCTATCTTCTTCAATCCTTACGGCGAGGCGCTGATTCACCGCTGGTACAAAGAGGCCATGATCACGCTCGCCAATCTGAACCATATCGACAAGGTGGCCATTCAGACCAATCTGTCGGCCGGGCTTGATTTCACTGCCCGGCTGAACCCGCACAAGGCCGCCTTCTGGGCAACCTACCATCCGGGTCAGGTCACGGAGCAGCGGTTTCTTGCTCAATGTATGGCTGTGTATGAGCAGGGCATTCCACTCAGTGTGGGCAGCGTCGGGATTCGAAGCAGCTTTGAGGCCATAGCGTCCCTTCGTGCAGCCCTGCCGGAAGAAGTCTATTTGTGGGTGAATGCCTACAAGGATAAGCCCAATTACTATACGGGAGAAGATATAGCCTTCCTCAGCAGCATAGATCCGTATTTCATGCTCAATGCGAGGGACTACGAAAGCCTGGGCAAAGCCTGCGGTGCAGGCAGCAGTGTCTTCTATGTGCAAGGTCCCGGCCAGGTCAAACGCTGCTATAAGGACAGGAGAGTTATCGGCAACCTGTACCGGGACGGGCTGGAAGGCTTATCGGCGGAACGGAGCTGCCGCATGAAGGTCTGTGACTGCTATACCGGCTATATCCATATGCCTGAGCTGCAGCTGCAGCAGGTGTACGGAGCCGGGCTGCTGGAACGAATCCCCTGCGGGGTACGGGAGGGAAAAGAATGA
- a CDS encoding STM4014 family protein: MKETRPLIVIGIPGDKRTGGIQQARSRLELPPAVILPYTGLLVGRTLAELLEAEGYPQRTAASCAGPSAPLLRLDSPGGSFEVERALITLGAPDAGDSSDALHPFGQRPDPFPLSCRTAGRLQDMPGVLHHPSQWFRGYCRLLARLRKDAALLLPDSRWLNDPQDIADMTDKRRTQQLLAAAGVRIPRPLSAEQTLEDYSSIREQMIRQRMHRVFIKLACGSAASGVIAYQVNPSTGAEIAVTTVGVENYITRPPIYYNSGKLRRYTDSRTIAGLINWLCRHGAYAEQWIPKTGAGGASLDIRQLVVLGEACHSIARVSTTPITNLHLRSRRMSPAAAGLSGETQEQVRKTAVQALAAFPGSRVAGIDVLVSAGSQLTYAADVNPFGDLLYDVEYQGFGTYEWELKQLIKEGHL, encoded by the coding sequence ATGAAGGAGACCCGGCCGCTGATCGTCATCGGCATTCCCGGCGACAAGCGGACTGGCGGAATTCAACAGGCCAGAAGCCGTCTGGAGCTGCCGCCGGCGGTCATTCTGCCGTATACCGGCCTGCTGGTTGGCCGGACGCTGGCCGAGCTGCTGGAGGCGGAGGGGTACCCGCAGCGGACAGCCGCCTCTTGCGCCGGACCGTCCGCGCCGCTGCTCCGGCTGGACTCGCCAGGCGGCAGCTTTGAGGTAGAGCGGGCCTTAATTACGCTCGGAGCGCCGGATGCCGGAGACTCCAGTGATGCCCTGCATCCCTTTGGGCAGAGGCCTGATCCGTTTCCGCTAAGCTGCAGAACCGCCGGCAGGCTTCAGGACATGCCCGGTGTGCTGCATCATCCTTCGCAGTGGTTTCGCGGCTACTGCCGCCTGCTGGCCAGGCTTCGGAAGGACGCGGCTCTCCTTCTGCCGGATTCGCGGTGGCTGAATGATCCGCAGGATATTGCGGATATGACCGACAAACGGCGTACCCAGCAGCTTCTGGCCGCTGCGGGTGTCAGAATTCCGCGTCCGCTTAGCGCAGAGCAGACACTTGAAGACTACAGCTCCATCCGTGAACAGATGATCCGGCAGCGGATGCACCGGGTTTTTATTAAGCTGGCCTGCGGGTCCGCTGCTTCCGGTGTCATTGCCTACCAGGTGAACCCGTCCACAGGGGCAGAGATTGCGGTGACTACCGTGGGGGTAGAGAATTATATTACCCGTCCCCCAATTTATTATAATTCCGGCAAGCTGCGGCGTTATACCGACAGCCGAACGATTGCCGGATTGATCAACTGGCTCTGCCGCCATGGGGCATATGCCGAGCAATGGATTCCCAAAACAGGTGCAGGAGGTGCTTCACTTGACATCCGCCAGCTGGTGGTACTGGGCGAAGCCTGCCACTCCATTGCCCGGGTAAGCACCACACCGATCACCAATCTTCATCTGCGCAGCCGCCGGATGTCCCCGGCAGCGGCCGGGCTTTCCGGGGAGACTCAGGAACAGGTGCGGAAGACGGCGGTCCAGGCGCTGGCGGCTTTTCCCGGATCAAGGGTTGCAGGTATAGATGTGCTGGTATCCGCAGGCTCTCAACTAACCTATGCCGCGGATGTCAATCCTTTTGGAGATCTGCTCTATGACGTAGAGTATCAAGGATTTGGCACCTATGAATGGGAACTGAAGCAACTCATAAAGGAAGGACACTTATGA
- a CDS encoding STM4012 family radical SAM protein, translated as MTSTQPPLHLRDDGRTPFPSEDVTQWREHITADPYRNYLYSYPHKTAYRDLNPPVPLEPLWREEPAESFFLYMHIPFCGARCGFCNLFTLPDKRAEVHTVYVDALERQARQWAAFTGGKPFARFAIGGGTPSLLAPAQLRRLFRIAEDIMGLDPASASISVETSPETLTEEKLNILKEHTVDRVSMGIQSFVAAESAAIYRPQNPDEVYRALELLKLYDFPILNLDLIYGLPGQTVDSWLYSLEQAVNHEPEEIFIYPLYTRDHTIVKPEDIRRQPDIRHECYKAAQQLLAEHGYTQYSMRRFARATAGTHKSIIDYSCQEEGMVGLGCGARSYTRNVHYASRYGVSRKATESIIADYVAAERFDTADYGIVLSLEEQKRRYILKAVLHSEGLKLADYSGRFGSSLWRDHPELGLLLESGLGREEEGRLRLTPEGLGYSDSIGDWFISGEIREQMERFVLP; from the coding sequence ATGACGTCAACACAGCCTCCCCTGCATCTCCGCGATGACGGAAGAACACCATTCCCTTCGGAGGACGTTACGCAGTGGAGAGAACACATTACCGCTGATCCTTACCGCAATTATTTATATTCCTATCCGCACAAAACCGCTTACCGCGACCTTAATCCGCCGGTTCCGCTGGAGCCGCTCTGGCGGGAGGAGCCTGCGGAGAGCTTTTTTCTGTATATGCATATTCCCTTTTGCGGCGCGCGCTGCGGCTTCTGCAACCTGTTCACCCTGCCTGACAAGCGGGCGGAGGTGCATACCGTGTATGTGGATGCCTTGGAGCGCCAGGCTAGGCAGTGGGCAGCATTCACCGGCGGCAAGCCGTTTGCAAGGTTCGCCATCGGGGGCGGCACCCCGAGCTTGCTTGCTCCAGCACAGCTCCGCAGGCTGTTCCGGATTGCTGAGGATATCATGGGTTTGGACCCGGCCTCGGCCTCGATCTCGGTAGAAACCTCTCCCGAGACGCTGACAGAGGAAAAGCTGAATATCCTGAAGGAGCATACCGTGGACCGGGTCAGCATGGGCATCCAGAGCTTTGTCGCTGCCGAGTCGGCAGCCATTTACCGCCCGCAGAATCCCGATGAGGTATACCGGGCGCTGGAGCTGCTGAAGCTGTATGATTTTCCTATTCTGAATCTGGATCTGATCTACGGTCTCCCGGGTCAGACTGTAGACTCCTGGCTGTATTCCCTGGAGCAGGCGGTTAACCATGAGCCGGAGGAAATTTTTATTTATCCGCTGTATACGCGTGATCATACGATCGTGAAGCCAGAGGATATCCGGCGCCAGCCGGACATCCGTCATGAATGTTATAAGGCTGCGCAACAGCTTTTGGCAGAGCATGGCTACACTCAATATTCCATGCGCCGCTTTGCCAGGGCAACCGCCGGAACGCACAAATCAATCATAGATTACAGCTGCCAGGAGGAAGGAATGGTGGGCTTGGGCTGCGGAGCCAGATCCTATACCCGGAATGTGCATTATGCGTCCCGTTACGGGGTCAGCCGCAAGGCAACGGAGAGCATTATCGCCGATTACGTTGCGGCAGAACGCTTCGACACGGCAGATTATGGCATTGTGCTAAGCCTGGAAGAGCAGAAGCGGCGGTATATTCTGAAGGCGGTTCTGCACAGCGAAGGACTGAAGCTGGCGGACTACAGCGGGCGGTTTGGATCTTCTCTATGGAGGGATCACCCGGAGCTGGGGCTGCTGCTGGAGAGCGGCCTGGGCAGGGAAGAAGAAGGCAGATTGCGCTTAACCCCGGAAGGCCTCGGCTACTCTGATTCAATCGGCGACTGGTTTATTTCAGGCGAAATCAGGGAACAGATGGAAAGGTTTGTTTTGCCATGA